A single Gemmatimonas sp. UBA7669 DNA region contains:
- a CDS encoding ATP-dependent DNA helicase: MAAVARSAGLSPTQAQAASAALSHRLFVLTGGPGTGKTTTVRAIVDAARLLGLRLKIVAPTGKAASRASQVTGVPAETVHRLIGGVPGSRRRAPLDLDLVVVDEVSMLPTELMAWLLDNLPPAARVVLVGDTDQLPSIEHGAVLRDLLACPQVPRAHLTEVFRQGRESGIVQNAYRLLQGEPLQAAADFRLCAFSTALSGHAGGAPMARGGVAGSDEKAEGLRGQAQVASLLEGLRRDGRALSDVQVLSPMKRRGSLLGVHALNTALQTRLNPVRERGPVIGGGASVRVGDPVMQTRNDYALGPSGVFNGEVGHVMATTPEAATVQFDQGREITVTGYRLLNLQLAWATTIHRAQGSEWPDVIVIAHRSHSAMLTRELLYTAVTRARRSVTLLADEVALSRLLDPATGGTTPRHTGLQRHLSLHSL; this comes from the coding sequence GTGGCCGCGGTCGCGCGTTCGGCCGGACTCTCGCCCACGCAGGCGCAGGCGGCCAGTGCCGCGCTCTCGCACCGTCTGTTTGTGTTGACCGGCGGACCGGGCACGGGGAAGACCACGACCGTGCGCGCCATCGTCGATGCCGCCCGCCTCCTCGGACTGCGCCTCAAGATCGTCGCGCCCACTGGCAAGGCCGCCAGCCGCGCCTCTCAAGTCACCGGCGTCCCCGCCGAGACCGTGCACCGACTCATCGGCGGCGTTCCCGGCTCACGCCGGCGCGCCCCACTCGACCTGGATCTGGTCGTGGTCGACGAAGTCTCCATGCTGCCCACGGAGCTCATGGCCTGGCTCCTCGATAACCTGCCGCCCGCCGCGCGCGTGGTGCTGGTGGGCGATACCGACCAGCTGCCCAGCATCGAGCACGGCGCGGTGCTCCGCGATCTGCTGGCCTGCCCTCAGGTGCCCCGCGCCCACCTTACCGAGGTGTTTCGGCAGGGCCGCGAGTCTGGCATCGTCCAGAACGCGTACCGGCTGCTCCAGGGCGAGCCGCTGCAGGCCGCCGCCGACTTCCGCCTCTGCGCCTTCAGCACGGCGCTGTCCGGGCATGCCGGGGGAGCGCCGATGGCCCGCGGCGGGGTGGCGGGGTCCGATGAGAAGGCCGAGGGCCTGCGCGGCCAAGCCCAGGTCGCGTCGCTGCTGGAGGGGCTGCGGCGCGACGGTCGGGCACTCTCGGACGTGCAGGTGCTCTCGCCCATGAAGCGACGGGGGAGCCTCCTCGGCGTGCACGCCCTCAACACCGCCCTCCAGACGCGGCTCAACCCGGTGCGTGAGCGCGGGCCCGTCATCGGTGGTGGCGCGTCGGTCCGCGTCGGCGATCCGGTCATGCAGACGCGCAACGACTACGCCCTCGGACCGTCCGGCGTCTTCAACGGCGAAGTGGGTCACGTGATGGCGACCACGCCCGAGGCCGCGACCGTGCAATTCGATCAAGGCCGCGAGATCACGGTGACCGGCTATCGGCTGCTCAACCTGCAGCTTGCCTGGGCGACCACGATCCACCGTGCCCAAGGGTCCGAATGGCCCGACGTGATCGTCATCGCGCACCGGTCCCACAGCGCGATGCTGACCCGTGAGCTGCTGTATACGGCCGTCACGCGGGCTCGCCGGAGCGTGACCCTCCTCGCCGACGAGGTGGCCTTGTCGCGGCTCCTGGACCCTGCCACGGGCGGCACGACGCCACGGCACACCGGCCTCCAGCGCCATCTCAGCCTCCACAGCCTCTGA
- a CDS encoding tyrosine-type recombinase/integrase: MHLFVWQSDGWNLSDGSPITRALTEASGLKEGVPIFITATGRYDEHLNAWVQELSLSAKSKSPYTWYNYAHDVRRFVHYLERVDTVRGRVPRPWFAATEDDLFEYHGVRQDQSGGGWAVSGPTWNRELSALHHLFAWAKRKGLVQEMPFRMQQGEMVIAVAAGHGRAFDQQVTVMQDALAARRSTRPPKYLEPHEWADYLHIGLEGMTLNPDRRARAHDGARYVPDPAFRGRMAARNALFAKLLVSTGLRRSEANSLLRCEVPDTESVFDISVDDAAGAPQRKIRGTDAEIMLATAAVKGRTNPRPIYIPRGIYRRLQRYVKHERAHAVALRRAGTDRTGEYRVPHRGVIVELGERGTYTVPAWDAKARVLDATDPQFRRLLYERQQGRVVGPAQLWVGEHGLPLSEKEWNSVFDAANARCSAILGRPVDVNPHDMRHTYAIHFLQRCIEALLERTDVTRSPGTSVEAMRRIYRDPLDILRKRLGHQSLESTWIYLQHLEEVQDLANEAMTRFARDFGLDDE; this comes from the coding sequence ATGCACCTCTTCGTCTGGCAGTCCGACGGCTGGAATCTCTCGGACGGCTCCCCGATCACCCGCGCCCTGACCGAGGCCTCAGGCCTGAAAGAGGGCGTCCCGATCTTTATTACGGCGACCGGGCGGTACGACGAGCACCTGAACGCGTGGGTTCAGGAACTCTCGCTCTCGGCGAAGTCCAAGTCCCCGTACACCTGGTACAACTACGCGCACGACGTGCGACGGTTCGTCCACTACCTCGAGCGCGTTGATACCGTTCGCGGCCGCGTGCCCCGGCCGTGGTTCGCCGCGACCGAGGACGACCTCTTCGAGTACCACGGGGTGCGCCAGGACCAATCGGGTGGTGGGTGGGCCGTCTCGGGGCCGACGTGGAACCGTGAGCTGTCCGCCCTGCACCACCTGTTTGCATGGGCGAAACGCAAGGGCCTGGTGCAGGAGATGCCGTTTCGGATGCAGCAGGGTGAGATGGTGATCGCCGTCGCCGCCGGCCATGGGCGCGCGTTCGATCAACAGGTGACCGTCATGCAGGACGCCCTGGCGGCCCGGCGGTCGACGCGCCCGCCCAAGTATCTCGAGCCCCACGAGTGGGCCGACTACCTGCACATCGGGCTTGAGGGCATGACCCTCAACCCAGACCGGCGGGCCCGGGCCCACGACGGCGCGCGCTACGTGCCGGACCCCGCCTTTCGGGGCCGCATGGCGGCACGCAACGCCCTCTTTGCCAAGCTGCTGGTGTCGACCGGCCTGCGACGCTCGGAGGCGAACAGCCTGCTCCGCTGCGAGGTCCCGGACACCGAATCGGTCTTCGACATCAGTGTCGATGATGCGGCGGGCGCGCCCCAGCGAAAGATCCGCGGGACGGACGCCGAGATCATGCTCGCCACCGCGGCGGTCAAGGGCCGCACCAACCCCCGGCCCATCTACATCCCGCGCGGCATCTACCGGCGGCTGCAGCGCTACGTCAAACACGAACGTGCGCACGCGGTCGCGTTGCGCCGGGCAGGCACGGACCGCACGGGTGAGTACCGGGTGCCCCACCGCGGGGTGATCGTGGAGCTGGGCGAGCGCGGGACGTACACCGTGCCGGCGTGGGACGCGAAGGCGCGCGTGCTTGACGCCACCGACCCGCAGTTCCGCCGACTGCTCTACGAACGCCAGCAGGGCCGGGTCGTCGGACCGGCGCAGCTGTGGGTCGGCGAGCATGGCCTGCCGCTCAGTGAGAAGGAGTGGAACTCCGTGTTTGACGCTGCCAATGCCCGCTGCAGCGCGATCCTCGGCCGGCCGGTGGATGTCAATCCGCACGACATGCGGCACACATACGCAATTCACTTCCTGCAGCGCTGCATCGAAGCCCTGCTCGAACGCACCGACGTCACCCGGTCGCCGGGCACGTCCGTGGAGGCCATGCGTCGGATCTACCGGGATCCGCTGGACATCCTCCGCAAGCGGCTCGGACACCAGAGCCTGGAATCGACGTGGATCTATCTCCAGCACCTCGAGGAGGTGCAGGACCTCGCCAACGAAGCGATGACCCGGTTCGCACGCGATTTCGGGCTCGACGATGAGTGA